In the genome of Rhodamnia argentea isolate NSW1041297 chromosome 3, ASM2092103v1, whole genome shotgun sequence, one region contains:
- the LOC115729868 gene encoding disease resistance protein L6-like — MSEIVLYVTRQLKNAELVGTSMPVGIDNHVHKMMTMLNINYRNGQAVEIRGNEVRMVGIHGVAGIGKTTLAKFVYSQLYPPFEGCSYLGNIGEVLKTEPLEHLQSRLVSDLLKQEPKSVGSVKEGIDYIQHRFHGMRVLIVLDDVHGRDQLEAFAGKLSWFGLRSRIIVTTRNASLGYIPEMTAAYEVKPMEFDPSLCLFCRHALGESSPREGYEDLSKQIVDEIRGIPLVIEVLGSHLYRKQKETWDDTLHQLRKIPAGMAQKVLMTSYEDLDQGTKDIFLDIACFFIGRDQRIPFYMWEDCGFCPGRGVQSLLLTSLVKIGENNELSVYDLLRDLGLANCSRRRPS, encoded by the coding sequence ATGTCCGAGATCGTCTTGTATGTCACTCGGCAGCTGAAGAATGCTGAACTAGTTGGGACTTCCATGCCAGTCGGAATTGATAATCATGTCCACAAGATGATGACAATGCTTAATATCAACTATCGCAACGGACAAGCGGTTGAAATACGGGGCAATGAGGTCCGAATGGTCGGAATACATGGCGTGGCAGGGATCGGGAAGACGACTCTTGCAAAATTCGTTTACAGCCAGCTATATCCTCCGTTTGAAGGCTGTAGTTATCTGGGAAACATCGGGGAGGTATTGAAAACCGAGCCCCTGGAGCATCTGCAAAGCCGACTGGTTTCTGACCTGCTAAAGCAAGAGCCCAAAAGCGTGGGTTCCGTAAAAGAAGGTATTGACTATATCCAACATAGGTTTCACGGTATGAGAGTTCTCATTGTGCTCGATGATGTCCATGGGAGGGATCAACTCGAAGCATTTGCTGGGAAGCTAAGCTGGTTTGGTTTGAGAAGCAGGATAATCGTAACCACCAGAAACGCCAGTCTTGGCTATATCCCTGAAATGACTGCGGCTTATGAAGTCAAGCCTATGGAGTTTGATCCATCCCTTTGTCTCTTCTGTCGACATGCTCTTGGGGAGAGTTCTCCCCGTGAGGGCTATGAAGATCTTTCCAAGCAGATTGTTGACGAAATTAGAGGGATCCCTTTAGTAATTGAGGTTCTAGGTTCACATCTATacagaaaacagaaagaaacaTGGGATGATACGTTGcatcaactaaggaaaattcCAGCCGGTATGGCCCAAAAAGTGTTGATGACCAGCTATGAAGACCTAGATCAAGGGACTAAAGATATATTTCTCGACATAGCTTGTTTCTTTATAGGAAGAGACCAGAGAATTCCCTTCTATATGTGGGAGGACTGCGGTTTTTGTCCTGGTCGTGGTGTTCAGAGTCTCCTTCTCACGTCCCTGGTGAAAATTGGAGAGAACAACGAGCTCTCAGTGTACGACCTATTAAGAGACCTCGGTCTAGCAAATTGTTCGCGACGAAGACCCAGCTAA